The genomic stretch TTGATTTTTATTAATTGTTAATTTTACAATTAAACGTGAATTATTTTTTATATTTGTAAAAATATAAATTATTGAAAACCTATTTTTATTATTATCTTGACTTTGTTTTAAAAGTGATAAATTATCAATACAGGTGATATCATTTAATTGATAATAATTAAATAAAATGCTGTTTTTTAACATAATCATTAATGTCCAAAAATATTTAATGTTTGTTATATTTATAATTACATCAGAAATTAATAAATTAAAATCATAAACTAATTCTACATTATAAATTATTTTATTAAAAAATGAACGTAGTAAAATCAAAATATTAAATAATCTAATTGATTTATTAAATTTTATAGATAATTGATTTTTCATTTTAAAAATTTAAAGCACCTTTTTCTAATTCATAGAAAAATCTATGATT from Myxococcales bacterium encodes the following:
- a CDS encoding NADH-quinone oxidoreductase subunit C; the protein is MKNQLSIKFNKSIRLFNILILLRSFFNKIIYNVELVYDFNLLISDVIINITNIKYFWTLMIMLKNSILFNYYQLNDITCIDNLSLLKQSQDNNKNRFSIIYIFTNIKNNSRLIVKLTINKNQRIPSLCNLFLCSNWLEREIYDLFVLFSQIILI